One segment of bacterium DNA contains the following:
- a CDS encoding TetR/AcrR family transcriptional regulator → MNLDSKSVAGSATRSTILAAAVDLASAEGLEGLTIGRLASELRMSKSGLFAHFGSKLELQLATLEWAREIFIREIVAPADREDAGLPRLYRMLLEWLNYVERIVFRGGCFLQRHLPSLTAVPDAYGTESQS, encoded by the coding sequence GTGAACCTCGACAGCAAATCAGTAGCCGGATCGGCTACAAGATCGACGATTTTGGCGGCAGCTGTAGATCTTGCTTCTGCTGAAGGTTTGGAAGGACTCACTATAGGACGCTTGGCGTCTGAGTTGCGAATGAGCAAAAGCGGATTGTTTGCACATTTCGGATCCAAACTGGAGCTTCAACTGGCGACACTTGAATGGGCACGTGAAATCTTCATCCGCGAAATTGTTGCGCCGGCAGATCGGGAGGATGCAGGATTACCGCGGTTATACCGGATGTTGCTGGAGTGGCTCAATTATGTGGAACGAATTGTCTTTCGCGGAGGTTGCTTTTTGCAGCGGCATCTGCCGAGTTTGACAGCCGTCCCGGACGCGTACGGGACCGAATCGCAGAGTTGA